One Novipirellula galeiformis DNA window includes the following coding sequences:
- a CDS encoding four helix bundle protein: protein MSIIKSHRDLLVYQKSFAAACEVFQTTKQFPREEIFSLTDQVRRSSRSVSANLAEAWRKRRYEKHFLSTMNIAEGEAAETQTWIDFAVAHEYIDSNVGNELNERYEEVLRMLVAMINHPEKWTL, encoded by the coding sequence ATGAGCATTATTAAAAGCCATCGAGATTTGTTGGTGTATCAAAAATCCTTTGCTGCAGCTTGCGAGGTGTTCCAGACAACGAAGCAATTTCCTCGAGAGGAAATATTCTCGTTGACAGACCAAGTCCGCCGGTCTTCTCGAAGTGTTTCTGCGAATCTTGCGGAAGCGTGGAGAAAGCGTCGGTACGAAAAACATTTCCTCAGCACAATGAACATTGCCGAAGGCGAGGCCGCTGAAACTCAAACTTGGATCGACTTTGCAGTGGCTCATGAATACATCGACTCCAATGTGGGCAACGAACTGAACGAACGATACGAAGAGGTGCTACGAATGCTTGTTGCCATGATTAACCATCCCGAAAAGTGGACCCTGTAA
- a CDS encoding efflux RND transporter periplasmic adaptor subunit translates to MTGKPKPNDSSTPLTNEPVLSSAPDSSSSPAEEPENIAGDVSIPKALDEDRSGWKWVVRIGAKAAAVLVVGALLLVMIGVAQRSRWITPDGFFGATQSEVSQASEGDANKRYICPMMCTPPSTEPGKCPVCAMELVEAVGGGGGDGKSVTIEAAARRLVGIQTATSQMGNVNRVIRTIGAIDYDESKLATISAYVDGRLEKMYANYAGVRVKKDDDLALIYSPQLYSAQTEFITSIDGGSVGRFSTNDANLNEMARENLTELGMTPSQIETLRKSGKPQSRIRIKSPQTGTVIEKSAVEGDYVKTGQKIYRIADLSSVWLMLDLFPDDASVVRFGQQVEAEIQSRPGEVFTGRVAFIDPTVNTRTRTVRVRVEILNFDGKLRPGDYATARITVPTVATDLVYDPALAGKFISPMHPQVIRDNAGECPLCGMDLVSTSTLGFSPTPLAQQEVVTVPRDAVLLAGSNSVLYVETEPGRFEIRRVTLGAMNRDEAVIVEGLAAGETVATGGNFLIDSQMQLAGNPSLMDPSRAPRYAPGPMALPQAEPLMLANESGKRFDQAYQAYFEIQSALAADMTPSPVALNTLLENLSQLELLGDVPDRVQKELASARRSAGRMDGSIETAREAFRGVSHAMLRAAAIARGPQTATKLTHYYCPMVLGDGGDWMQPGGELVNPYWGSEMLHCGEVVRDLALGKASEESLGGSEE, encoded by the coding sequence ATGACCGGTAAACCAAAACCTAACGACTCCAGCACGCCCTTGACGAACGAACCTGTTCTTTCATCGGCCCCCGATTCTTCATCGAGTCCAGCGGAAGAACCTGAAAACATTGCTGGCGATGTATCGATCCCCAAAGCGTTGGACGAGGATCGCAGCGGATGGAAATGGGTGGTTCGGATCGGTGCAAAGGCAGCGGCTGTGTTGGTCGTCGGCGCGCTGTTGTTGGTGATGATTGGGGTCGCCCAACGGTCTCGATGGATCACACCCGATGGTTTTTTCGGAGCGACGCAAAGTGAGGTTTCGCAGGCCAGTGAGGGCGACGCCAACAAGCGTTACATCTGTCCGATGATGTGCACTCCGCCATCGACCGAACCCGGGAAGTGTCCGGTTTGTGCCATGGAACTGGTCGAGGCGGTTGGCGGTGGCGGCGGAGATGGGAAATCGGTCACGATCGAAGCGGCGGCGCGTCGGTTGGTGGGTATCCAAACCGCGACGTCCCAAATGGGCAATGTCAATCGCGTGATTCGCACGATCGGTGCGATTGATTATGACGAAAGCAAACTGGCGACCATCTCGGCCTACGTCGATGGCCGATTGGAGAAAATGTACGCCAATTACGCTGGCGTTCGTGTCAAAAAAGATGACGATTTGGCACTGATCTACAGTCCTCAACTCTATTCGGCACAGACCGAATTCATCACCAGCATCGACGGTGGTTCGGTAGGACGATTCAGTACCAACGATGCCAATTTGAACGAGATGGCTCGCGAGAATCTTACCGAACTTGGGATGACTCCATCACAAATTGAAACGCTTCGCAAGAGTGGAAAACCGCAGTCACGCATTCGCATCAAGTCGCCTCAAACCGGCACCGTGATCGAAAAATCTGCCGTCGAAGGTGACTACGTCAAAACAGGTCAAAAGATTTATCGTATCGCGGACTTATCGTCGGTGTGGTTGATGTTAGATCTGTTTCCCGACGATGCTTCGGTGGTTCGGTTTGGCCAGCAAGTCGAAGCCGAGATTCAGTCGCGACCTGGCGAGGTTTTTACCGGTCGTGTGGCATTTATTGATCCAACGGTCAACACGCGAACTCGCACCGTTCGCGTGCGAGTTGAGATCTTGAATTTTGATGGCAAACTTCGTCCAGGCGACTACGCGACCGCACGCATTACCGTTCCCACAGTGGCCACCGACTTGGTTTACGACCCGGCACTCGCGGGCAAGTTCATCAGCCCGATGCATCCGCAAGTGATCCGCGATAACGCTGGTGAGTGTCCGTTGTGTGGGATGGACTTGGTGTCCACTTCGACACTGGGATTTTCCCCGACGCCGCTTGCGCAGCAAGAGGTGGTAACGGTGCCCCGCGATGCCGTGCTGTTGGCCGGCAGCAACAGCGTGTTGTATGTCGAAACGGAACCAGGCCGTTTTGAGATTCGGCGGGTGACGCTCGGTGCGATGAATCGCGATGAAGCTGTAATCGTCGAAGGCTTGGCGGCGGGCGAAACCGTGGCGACGGGTGGGAATTTCTTGATCGATTCACAGATGCAACTCGCCGGCAATCCATCGCTGATGGACCCCAGTCGGGCACCGCGTTACGCACCCGGTCCGATGGCGTTGCCGCAAGCGGAACCGCTGATGTTGGCCAACGAGAGTGGGAAACGGTTTGACCAAGCCTATCAAGCCTACTTTGAGATCCAAAGTGCGTTGGCTGCCGACATGACGCCGTCGCCTGTGGCGCTGAACACATTGCTCGAAAATCTTTCGCAATTGGAATTGTTGGGCGATGTTCCCGACCGCGTACAGAAAGAGTTGGCGTCGGCAAGACGCAGCGCAGGACGAATGGACGGATCGATCGAGACCGCACGTGAAGCGTTTCGAGGGGTCAGTCACGCGATGCTGCGTGCTGCGGCGATCGCACGCGGGCCGCAAACGGCAACCAAGCTGACGCATTATTACTGTCCGATGGTGCTCGGCGACGGGGGCGATTGGATGCAGCCGGGCGGTGAGTTAGTCAACCCGTACTGGGGCAGCGAGATGTTGCACTGCGGCGAAGTCGTCCGTGATTTAGCCCTCGGGAAGGCGAGTGAGGAGTCTTTGGGGGGGAGTGAGGAGTGA
- a CDS encoding TolC family protein, with protein MANASVLPVCGPVDAVAAEKNTGIATANDPESPIRPVRYDDAAVFAAMNLTLLDEAEGNLDADDQDANQANQSPQLNPATPPPQPNEPSSSQQETASSGGQPVEYFVGIALAGHPRIQAARHRVAAATNVIPQANALPDPMFNNTFWPLHDQALQTAGGRVAHQMSLSQGVPWPEKLRSKAAIASREVQIAQAEVDRIEREITESVRIAYYELWYATRAIQIVDETTELVDDLTKVAEARYRSGGAQQDVLRAQLESDRLEDQRIQLTQQKQMAQADLAALLQQPVSMTPETSKELELSDASRQLDQLIASAETCSPELQGLAWEIQRDRERQRLACLQKYPDLQVGVNLSILSDDDNVLSGVANGHDNLSFTVGTTLPIWRDKINAGIREAAHRTNSTTNRMEAERDSLYGRLRRLLAQADSLVQQRQLYEERIIPRTEKTLQLSVADYRGKRTDFFSLIETYRELLMFETQLARFDASLATTIAKIDRTVGCP; from the coding sequence TTGGCAAACGCGTCCGTTTTACCGGTTTGCGGACCTGTGGATGCGGTCGCAGCGGAAAAAAACACGGGAATCGCCACCGCGAATGACCCCGAATCCCCCATTCGCCCGGTCCGTTACGACGATGCCGCAGTCTTTGCTGCGATGAATTTGACGCTGCTGGACGAAGCCGAGGGCAACCTCGATGCAGACGATCAAGATGCGAACCAGGCAAACCAATCGCCGCAGCTGAATCCGGCCACCCCTCCGCCGCAGCCAAATGAACCATCGTCCAGCCAACAGGAAACGGCGTCCTCCGGCGGCCAACCGGTCGAATACTTTGTTGGCATCGCGTTGGCGGGACATCCAAGAATCCAAGCCGCCCGACATCGCGTTGCCGCGGCAACCAACGTGATCCCGCAGGCCAACGCACTGCCGGACCCGATGTTCAACAACACCTTTTGGCCACTGCATGACCAAGCCCTGCAAACCGCGGGCGGACGGGTCGCGCATCAAATGTCACTTTCCCAAGGCGTCCCCTGGCCTGAAAAGTTGCGCAGTAAAGCAGCGATCGCCAGCCGCGAGGTCCAAATCGCTCAAGCGGAGGTGGACCGCATCGAACGCGAGATTACCGAATCGGTACGCATCGCCTACTACGAACTCTGGTACGCGACCCGAGCAATCCAAATCGTCGATGAGACAACCGAACTGGTGGATGACTTAACGAAGGTGGCCGAGGCGCGCTATCGCAGTGGCGGGGCGCAGCAAGACGTACTGCGAGCGCAATTGGAATCGGATCGACTCGAAGATCAACGCATTCAGCTGACCCAACAAAAACAGATGGCGCAAGCCGATCTCGCGGCGTTGTTACAGCAACCGGTGTCGATGACCCCAGAAACCAGTAAAGAACTAGAGCTTTCCGATGCCTCTCGCCAACTGGATCAATTGATCGCATCGGCGGAAACGTGCAGCCCTGAACTGCAAGGCTTGGCGTGGGAAATCCAGCGTGATCGCGAACGACAACGACTGGCGTGTTTACAAAAGTATCCGGACTTGCAAGTCGGCGTGAATTTGTCGATCCTCAGCGACGATGACAACGTGCTCAGTGGTGTTGCCAACGGTCACGACAACCTTAGCTTCACCGTCGGCACGACGCTGCCGATCTGGCGAGACAAGATCAATGCGGGCATTCGCGAAGCGGCCCATCGCACCAACAGCACCACCAATCGCATGGAAGCCGAACGTGACTCGTTGTACGGCCGGTTGCGACGTTTACTCGCCCAAGCCGACTCGTTGGTCCAACAGCGACAATTGTACGAAGAACGGATCATTCCCCGCACTGAAAAAACGTTGCAGCTATCCGTGGCCGATTACCGCGGCAAACGCACCGACTTCTTTAGCTTGATTGAAACCTACCGCGAACTGTTGATGTTCGAAACCCAGCTCGCCCGATTCGACGCCAGTTTGGCGACGACGATCGCCAAGATCGACCGCACCGTCGGATGCCCTTAA
- a CDS encoding RNA polymerase sigma factor: MENPVDPSPIQSIDDATVRAAASGARAARRNLYEQTSHRVFRLMVRMVGRQDAEDLTQQTFVQAFGKLSQFDGKAKFETWLYRLATNEALQHLRREKHRRTKELLVEPTIQPADRLEQSERAVIVRQALEAIDPELRAIFTLKEESGLSYQEISLALGIPEGTVGSRLNRARRELRKLIDTPQ; the protein is encoded by the coding sequence ATGGAGAATCCAGTCGACCCCAGTCCGATCCAATCGATCGACGACGCAACGGTCCGTGCCGCTGCGTCGGGCGCTCGGGCTGCGCGTCGCAATCTCTACGAACAAACGTCCCATCGCGTCTTCCGTTTGATGGTGCGGATGGTAGGACGGCAAGACGCTGAGGATCTAACGCAGCAAACCTTTGTTCAAGCGTTTGGAAAACTCAGCCAATTCGATGGTAAAGCCAAGTTCGAGACATGGCTGTATCGATTAGCCACTAACGAGGCGTTGCAGCATTTGCGCCGCGAGAAGCATCGGCGGACGAAGGAATTGCTCGTCGAACCCACGATTCAACCCGCCGATCGACTGGAACAGAGCGAACGCGCGGTCATCGTCCGGCAAGCACTTGAGGCGATCGATCCAGAGTTGCGAGCCATCTTCACGCTAAAGGAAGAAAGCGGATTGTCCTACCAAGAAATATCGCTGGCACTCGGCATCCCCGAGGGAACCGTGGGATCGCGGCTCAATCGAGCGCGGCGCGAGTTGCGGAAGTTAATTGACACACCTCAATGA